A section of the Candidatus Latescibacterota bacterium genome encodes:
- the ruvX gene encoding Holliday junction resolvase RuvX → MHADPPRSPLAERPRVLGVDPGARRVGLAVSDPLGLTAQGLETFVRGRGSLLAHLEALARDYALERVVVGLPRRLDGGEGDAAASARQLAARIATALGLPVELWDERLTSAAAQRAFPAGSRKDWDRLAAVFILQSWLDARAGTEPEASA, encoded by the coding sequence GTGCACGCTGATCCGCCGCGCTCACCGCTCGCGGAGCGCCCCCGCGTGCTGGGTGTCGATCCCGGCGCGCGCCGCGTGGGGCTGGCGGTGAGCGATCCGCTGGGGCTCACGGCGCAGGGGCTGGAGACCTTCGTCCGCGGGCGGGGCAGCCTGCTGGCCCATCTCGAAGCGCTGGCGCGCGACTACGCCCTCGAGCGCGTGGTGGTGGGACTGCCCCGCCGACTCGACGGCGGCGAGGGCGACGCGGCCGCCTCCGCGCGGCAGCTGGCCGCGCGCATCGCCACGGCGCTGGGCCTGCCGGTGGAGCTCTGGGACGAGCGGCTGACCAGCGCGGCGGCCCAGCGCGCCTTCCCCGCCGGCAGCCGCAAGGACTGGGACCGCCTCGCCGCGGTCTTCATCCTGCAGTCCTGGCTCGACGCGCGCGCGGGCACCGAGCCGGAGGCGTCCGCGTGA
- a CDS encoding PP2C family protein-serine/threonine phosphatase, producing MAPDTFLPLIYFVTGALMLVWGLGLLRRFGHEQLHRVVAFMLFFGGIAPILAGVGLVQPRSDQGEIYLLGDFLDRFSYTWEFFFPTLLLFALVFPRRRAILDRFRALPVLLYLPHVVHLLLILSVRRVSPSRLFDTVEDTAGLLGGRLSALDTVWGLGVSLHALLFPGVNLLMGLTALILLARSEELRRGVALRRQRLLLSLGFALPLMGYLLAEALPIFLGGSPSATLKPHLLAASMILSSAVVAYAAVRHRFLRIRLLARRGVLDVAVSLLLALLYLFLLERFQSLFTAYLGNLGALFEAGLTVFAIILFQPLVSRVEALLDRRFFGHSGDPRREALRRLGARLGDVSEREEVEESLRPVLQDVFHVDTLQLLVWDCPRREGAAPDPEWFVALAGQQELLRLLTEPLRWDEFGHWCERNNLHPPSGARDWEQVLALVDEGACRGLLLMGPREGGGKLRGAEREHLVLLGGQVAAALRNLALLGELLDKRMLEEEMQLAWRIQSGLLPTRKPSLPGLRLHGHSRPSRQVGGDYFDWHETERELFVVIGDVSGKGIPAAMLMATLQASFRSVIRRPRPPGEILGELNQIIYENSPSDRFVTLWLGRLHCGENQLEYASAGHPPPLLTRADGATVPLQEGGIVLGAFPARAFQTHAIPFGQGDRLVCFTDGVSETVNRHGEQFSDRRLAESLARLNGEPDQVVAALLADIAQFSASGEPDDDCTLLVLQGCAPGLATPGEARGAR from the coding sequence ATGGCTCCTGATACCTTCCTTCCCCTCATCTACTTCGTCACCGGCGCGCTCATGCTCGTCTGGGGCCTGGGCCTCCTCAGGCGCTTCGGCCACGAGCAGCTGCACCGCGTCGTCGCCTTCATGCTCTTCTTCGGCGGCATCGCGCCGATCCTCGCCGGCGTGGGGCTCGTTCAGCCCCGCAGCGACCAGGGCGAGATCTACCTGCTCGGCGACTTCCTCGACCGCTTCAGCTACACCTGGGAGTTCTTCTTCCCGACGCTGCTGCTCTTCGCGCTCGTCTTCCCGCGGCGGCGCGCGATCCTCGACCGCTTCCGCGCCCTGCCGGTGCTGCTCTACCTGCCGCACGTGGTGCACCTGCTGCTCATCCTCTCGGTGCGGCGGGTGTCGCCCTCGCGCCTCTTCGACACGGTGGAGGACACGGCCGGGCTCCTGGGCGGACGGCTCTCCGCCCTGGACACGGTCTGGGGGCTCGGCGTCTCGCTGCACGCGCTGCTCTTTCCCGGCGTCAACCTGCTGATGGGCCTGACGGCGCTGATCCTCCTCGCGCGCAGCGAGGAGCTTCGCCGGGGCGTGGCGCTGCGGCGTCAGCGGCTGCTGCTCAGCCTGGGCTTCGCGCTGCCGCTGATGGGCTACCTGCTCGCCGAGGCGCTGCCGATCTTCCTGGGCGGGAGCCCGTCGGCGACGCTCAAGCCGCACCTGCTCGCCGCGTCGATGATCCTCTCCAGCGCGGTGGTGGCCTACGCCGCCGTGCGTCACCGCTTCCTGCGCATCCGCCTCCTGGCCCGGCGCGGCGTGCTGGACGTGGCCGTCTCCCTGCTCCTCGCGCTGCTCTACCTGTTCCTGCTTGAGCGCTTCCAGTCGCTGTTCACGGCCTACCTGGGCAACCTGGGCGCGCTCTTCGAGGCGGGGCTGACGGTCTTCGCGATCATCCTCTTCCAGCCGCTGGTCTCGCGCGTGGAAGCGCTGCTGGACCGGCGCTTCTTCGGCCACTCGGGCGACCCCCGCCGCGAGGCGCTGCGCCGGCTGGGCGCGCGGCTGGGGGACGTGAGCGAGCGCGAGGAGGTGGAGGAGTCGCTGCGGCCGGTGCTGCAGGACGTGTTCCACGTCGACACCCTTCAGCTCCTGGTCTGGGACTGCCCGCGCCGCGAGGGCGCCGCGCCCGATCCCGAGTGGTTCGTGGCGCTGGCGGGTCAGCAGGAGCTGCTGCGCCTGCTCACCGAGCCGCTGCGCTGGGACGAGTTCGGCCACTGGTGCGAGCGCAACAACCTCCACCCGCCCAGCGGCGCGCGCGACTGGGAGCAGGTGCTGGCGCTGGTTGACGAAGGTGCCTGCCGCGGCCTGCTGCTGATGGGGCCGCGCGAGGGCGGCGGCAAGCTGCGCGGCGCCGAGCGCGAGCACCTGGTGCTGCTGGGCGGGCAGGTGGCCGCGGCCCTGCGCAATCTCGCCCTGCTCGGCGAGCTGCTGGACAAGCGCATGCTCGAGGAGGAGATGCAGCTCGCCTGGCGCATCCAGTCGGGGCTCCTGCCCACGCGCAAGCCGAGCCTGCCCGGCCTGCGCCTGCACGGCCACAGCCGGCCCAGCCGGCAGGTGGGGGGCGACTACTTCGACTGGCACGAGACGGAGCGCGAGCTCTTCGTCGTGATCGGCGACGTGTCCGGCAAGGGCATCCCTGCGGCCATGCTCATGGCGACGCTGCAGGCGTCCTTCCGCAGCGTGATCCGCCGGCCGCGTCCGCCGGGGGAGATCCTCGGCGAACTGAACCAGATCATCTACGAGAACAGCCCGTCCGACCGCTTCGTCACGCTCTGGCTGGGACGCCTCCACTGCGGCGAGAACCAGCTGGAGTACGCGTCGGCCGGCCACCCGCCGCCGCTGCTCACGCGCGCGGACGGCGCCACCGTGCCGCTGCAGGAGGGCGGCATCGTGCTCGGCGCCTTCCCCGCGCGCGCGTTCCAGACCCACGCGATTCCCTTCGGCCAGGGCGACCGCCTCGTCTGCTTCACGGACGGCGTCAGCGAGACGGTCAATCGCCACGGCGAGCAGTTCTCCGATCGCCGTCTCGCGGAGTCCCTCGCCCGGCTGAACGGGGAGCCCGACCAGGTGGTGGCCGCCCTCCTCGCGGACATCGCCCAGTTCAGCGCCAGCGGCGAACCCGACGACGACTGCACCCTGCTGGTGCTCCAGGGCTGCGCGCCCGGCCTGGCGACGCCCGGGGAGGCGCGGGGTGCACGCTGA
- a CDS encoding ATP-binding protein, giving the protein MPHASSSDNGAVDILRWDLPSDFRWLGVINAALQEIGQALDWEQDALNQISIASIEAVSNAIEHGNRFDGSLRVSIELGVGENRFRIAVTDGGPGFPVDRLDAEAPSPDDPAFLGARGRGIFIMREIMDSIRIRRDEAGRFVVELEKAVGGDTVDG; this is encoded by the coding sequence ATGCCCCACGCATCGAGCAGCGACAATGGAGCCGTCGACATCCTGCGCTGGGATCTGCCCAGCGACTTCAGGTGGCTCGGCGTGATCAACGCCGCCCTCCAGGAGATCGGGCAAGCCCTCGACTGGGAGCAGGACGCGCTCAATCAGATCTCCATCGCCAGCATCGAGGCGGTGAGCAACGCGATCGAGCACGGCAACCGCTTCGACGGCTCGCTGCGGGTCAGCATCGAGCTGGGCGTGGGGGAGAACCGCTTCCGCATCGCGGTCACCGACGGCGGCCCGGGCTTCCCGGTCGACCGCCTCGACGCCGAGGCTCCCTCGCCCGATGACCCCGCCTTCCTCGGCGCGCGCGGGCGCGGGATCTTCATCATGCGGGAGATCATGGACTCGATCCGCATCCGCAGGGACGAGGCCGGCCGCTTCGTGGTGGAACTGGAGAAGGCGGTGGGTGGCGACACGGTCGACGGCTAG